The following are encoded together in the Citrobacter arsenatis genome:
- the pgtA gene encoding two-component system response regulator PgtA, giving the protein MLSDEYSVLLIDDDADVLDAYTLLLEQEGYRVCACSNPFDARNWLQADWPGIVLSDVCMPGCNGIELMTLFHQDDNQLPILLITGHGDVPMAVEAVKKGAWDFLQKPVDPGKLLSLVEEALRQRKSVIARRHYCQQKLEVELLGYSDWVNQYRQRLRQLAETDIAVWFYGEPGTGRMTGSRYLHQLGRNAEGPFIRGELTLENAGQLNDLIAQAQGGTLVLSHIECLTREQQHHLVHLQSQERRPFRLIGIGDTSLVELAASNQIVAELYYCFAMTQIGCLPLSQRPDDIEPLFRHYLQKACLRLNHPVPEVEGDLLKVMRRRVWLSNVRELANAAELFAVGLLPLAETANPQLHLPEPTPLDRRVEEYERQIITEALNIHQGRINEVAEYLQIPRKKLYLRMRKYGLSKEHYKF; this is encoded by the coding sequence ATGTTGAGTGATGAATATTCTGTTCTGCTGATTGATGATGATGCCGATGTTCTCGACGCTTACACCCTGTTGCTTGAACAGGAGGGTTATCGAGTTTGCGCATGCAGTAACCCTTTTGATGCCCGAAACTGGCTGCAGGCCGACTGGCCAGGGATAGTCCTGAGCGACGTGTGTATGCCTGGCTGCAATGGAATAGAGCTGATGACGCTGTTTCATCAGGATGATAATCAGCTACCGATCTTGCTAATCACCGGGCATGGCGATGTCCCGATGGCTGTGGAGGCCGTAAAGAAAGGCGCATGGGACTTTCTGCAAAAACCGGTCGATCCCGGAAAGCTGCTGTCACTGGTAGAAGAGGCATTGCGTCAGAGAAAATCCGTGATTGCCCGTCGTCATTATTGCCAGCAAAAACTCGAAGTTGAACTGCTCGGCTACAGTGATTGGGTCAATCAATATCGCCAGCGCTTACGGCAACTGGCGGAAACGGATATTGCCGTCTGGTTTTATGGTGAGCCGGGAACGGGGCGTATGACCGGATCCCGTTATTTACACCAGCTTGGGCGCAATGCCGAAGGGCCGTTTATCCGTGGGGAATTGACGTTAGAGAATGCGGGGCAACTGAATGACCTTATTGCCCAGGCGCAAGGGGGAACACTGGTCCTGAGCCATATAGAGTGCTTGACGCGTGAACAGCAGCATCACCTGGTGCATCTGCAAAGCCAGGAGCGGCGTCCGTTTCGCCTGATAGGCATTGGTGACACATCGTTGGTGGAACTGGCGGCAAGTAACCAGATTGTGGCCGAGCTCTACTACTGTTTTGCGATGACGCAAATCGGCTGCCTGCCGCTGTCACAGCGCCCCGATGATATTGAGCCGCTGTTTCGTCATTATTTGCAGAAAGCCTGCCTGCGCCTGAACCATCCCGTGCCCGAGGTTGAAGGAGATTTACTGAAAGTCATGCGTCGTCGCGTGTGGTTAAGTAATGTCCGGGAACTGGCAAATGCCGCCGAACTTTTTGCCGTTGGGCTGCTTCCCTTAGCTGAAACCGCGAATCCGCAGTTGCATCTGCCTGAACCGACACCGCTTGACCGTCGGGTAGAAGAGTACGAGCGACAGATCATTACTGAAGCGCTAAATATTCATCAGGGGCGTATTAATGAAGTCGCGGAGTATTTACAAATCCCGCGTAAAAAACTTTATTTGCGCATGAGAAAATACGGACTGAGCAAAGAACACTATAAGTTTTAG
- the pgtB gene encoding two-component system sensor histidine kinase PgtB, which translates to MKGGSILQRLRQLSISSSLRGAFLTGALLTLSVSCVSLYSWHEQSSQIRYSLDDYFPRVHSAFLIEGNLNLVVDQLNEFLLAPNTTVRLQLRNQIISHLDKIEVLSRGLQPAEQQQLAVILQDSRALMTELDRVLYNLFLVREKVSELSARIDWLHDDFTTELNSLVQDFTWQQGTLLDQIEAKNGDAALYLKRAREVQNEQQQVYTLARIENQIVDDLRDRLNELKSGSDDGMLVENHIRFLENLKKTADENIRTLDDWPSTITLRQTIDELLEIGMMKNKMPDTMRDYVAAQKALVDANHTREVTLGRFRTLLEAQLGSSHQQMQMFNQRLEQIVRVSGGLILLATLLALLLAWGLNHYFIRSRLVKRFTALNQAVVQIGLGRTDATIPVYGRDELGRIAGLLRHTLGQLSAQKNQLEQEVTERKEIESDLRATQDELIQTAKLAVVGQTMTTLAHEINQPLNALSMYLFTAGRAIEQGQSAQARSTLTKAEGLITRIDAIIRSLRQFTRRAEPGAPLHPVDLRQTFCAAWELLAMRHKPKQGTLRLPAQSVWVAGDEVRIQQVLVNVLANALDACPAAAQIEVHWQVEDSQLCVFVCDNGPGWPEALLPSLLKPFTTSKDVGLGIGLSICVSLMTQMNGELRLASTPGRNACVVLQFNLTDVNDVE; encoded by the coding sequence ATGAAAGGTGGATCGATACTGCAACGTCTGCGCCAGCTCAGCATTAGCAGCAGCCTGCGAGGTGCTTTTCTCACGGGCGCATTACTGACGCTGAGCGTAAGCTGCGTCAGCTTGTACTCCTGGCATGAGCAAAGCTCACAGATACGCTATTCGCTCGATGATTACTTCCCGCGCGTGCATTCCGCTTTTTTGATTGAAGGAAATCTCAACCTGGTTGTGGATCAACTGAATGAGTTCCTGTTGGCCCCCAACACGACGGTAAGGCTGCAGCTACGCAATCAAATAATTTCACATCTGGATAAGATTGAGGTGTTGAGTCGGGGCTTGCAACCGGCGGAACAGCAGCAACTGGCGGTGATTTTACAGGACAGTCGGGCGCTGATGACGGAGCTGGACCGGGTGCTCTATAACCTGTTCCTTGTGCGTGAAAAAGTGAGCGAACTCTCTGCGCGCATCGATTGGCTTCATGATGATTTTACTACCGAGCTGAATTCACTGGTGCAGGATTTTACCTGGCAGCAGGGGACGTTGCTGGATCAAATCGAGGCCAAAAATGGTGATGCGGCGCTGTATCTTAAACGTGCCCGAGAGGTGCAAAACGAGCAGCAGCAGGTCTACACTCTGGCACGAATTGAAAACCAGATTGTTGATGATTTACGTGACAGGCTCAATGAACTGAAGTCAGGTAGTGATGATGGGATGCTGGTGGAGAATCACATCCGCTTTCTGGAAAATCTGAAGAAAACGGCGGATGAAAATATCCGTACCCTTGATGACTGGCCAAGTACTATCACCTTGCGGCAAACCATCGACGAATTGCTGGAAATCGGGATGATGAAAAACAAAATGCCCGATACGATGCGCGATTATGTCGCAGCGCAAAAAGCGTTGGTTGATGCCAACCATACCAGAGAGGTAACGCTTGGGCGCTTTCGAACGCTGCTTGAAGCACAACTGGGGAGTAGCCATCAGCAAATGCAGATGTTTAACCAACGGCTGGAGCAAATTGTTCGCGTCAGCGGTGGACTTATCCTGCTGGCGACGCTGCTGGCGCTACTTCTCGCCTGGGGGCTTAACCACTACTTTATTCGTTCGCGGCTGGTGAAGCGTTTTACCGCGCTCAATCAGGCCGTGGTGCAAATTGGTCTTGGCAGAACGGATGCCACTATCCCGGTTTATGGGCGCGATGAGTTGGGGCGTATTGCTGGTTTGCTGCGCCATACTCTGGGTCAACTGAGTGCGCAAAAAAATCAGCTGGAGCAAGAAGTGACAGAGCGTAAAGAGATCGAGTCCGATCTTCGCGCGACGCAGGATGAACTGATCCAGACGGCAAAACTGGCGGTGGTTGGCCAGACCATGACCACGCTGGCGCACGAGATTAATCAACCGCTAAATGCGCTGTCGATGTACCTGTTTACGGCGGGTAGGGCAATTGAGCAGGGGCAATCCGCTCAGGCCAGAAGCACACTAACCAAAGCTGAGGGGCTAATTACCCGCATCGATGCCATTATCCGTTCACTACGTCAGTTTACGCGTCGGGCCGAACCGGGCGCGCCTTTGCACCCGGTCGATCTACGACAAACGTTCTGCGCTGCCTGGGAACTGTTGGCCATGCGGCATAAGCCAAAGCAGGGCACGCTGAGGCTTCCAGCTCAGAGCGTATGGGTTGCTGGTGATGAAGTGCGTATTCAGCAGGTGCTGGTAAACGTCCTGGCAAATGCGCTGGATGCCTGCCCGGCAGCCGCACAGATTGAGGTTCACTGGCAGGTTGAGGACAGCCAGTTGTGCGTCTTTGTCTGCGATAACGGCCCCGGCTGGCCTGAGGCGTTATTGCCATCACTGTTAAAGCCGTTTACCACCAGTAAGGATGTAGGCCTCGGTATTGGCTTATCGATTTGTGTATCGTTAATGACGCAAATGAACGGCGAACTGCGCCTGGCATCGACGCCGGGACGTAATGCCTGCGTCGTTCTGCAATTTAATCTGACGGATGTAAACGATGTTGAGTGA
- the pgtC gene encoding phosphoglycerate transport regulator PgtC, with translation MSASCLALGKELVMATTFSPGATAWIIQRWQTEPGSVMIRTLNRTSSSLEQLLDTANAENVDLILTSSPMLLQHLQEHQKLAPFDNALPESQRLVPESIRSTSVAVAISGFGLLINRSALAARHLSPPTDWGDLTQPKYQNALLMSSPSRSDTNHLMVESLLQQKGWEEGWATLLASAGNLVTISSRSFGVADKIKSGLGVAGPVIDNYANLLLNDPHLAFTYFPRSAVSPTYVAVLKNSQHPNEARRFIRYLLSPEGQRILADANTGKYPVTQLAADNPRAAQQAILMSQPALNYRLILKRQQLVQRMFDTAISFRLAQLKDAWRALYSAEARLKRPLPEIRALLTSVPVDARNSEDEAWLAQFDNKSVAEQQMMEWQLWFLKNQRQAISKLEELK, from the coding sequence CTGTCGGCGAGTTGCCTGGCGCTGGGTAAAGAGCTGGTGATGGCGACCACCTTTTCACCAGGGGCTACGGCCTGGATTATCCAGCGCTGGCAGACTGAGCCGGGGTCAGTGATGATTCGCACGTTAAACCGGACCAGCAGTTCTCTGGAACAGCTGCTGGATACTGCGAATGCGGAAAACGTCGATCTGATTCTGACCTCATCACCCATGCTGTTGCAGCATCTTCAGGAACATCAGAAGCTGGCACCCTTTGATAATGCGCTACCGGAAAGCCAGCGTTTGGTGCCTGAATCCATCCGTTCGACCTCCGTAGCGGTGGCGATATCTGGTTTTGGGCTACTGATTAACCGCTCTGCGCTGGCGGCGCGCCATCTTTCGCCCCCAACTGACTGGGGGGATTTAACGCAGCCTAAATACCAGAACGCGCTGTTGATGAGTAGCCCGTCACGTTCCGACACCAACCACCTGATGGTTGAGTCGTTGCTGCAACAAAAAGGGTGGGAAGAGGGATGGGCAACGCTATTGGCGAGTGCTGGTAATCTGGTGACGATTTCATCTCGCAGCTTTGGCGTGGCCGACAAAATTAAGAGCGGCCTGGGCGTTGCGGGGCCGGTCATTGATAACTATGCCAACCTGTTGCTCAACGATCCGCACCTGGCGTTTACCTATTTTCCTCGCTCGGCGGTTTCGCCAACCTATGTTGCTGTGCTTAAGAACAGTCAACACCCCAATGAAGCACGTCGTTTTATCCGTTATCTGTTAAGTCCGGAAGGGCAGCGGATCCTTGCAGATGCGAACACGGGAAAATATCCGGTTACGCAGCTCGCGGCTGATAACCCACGCGCCGCTCAGCAGGCTATTTTGATGAGCCAGCCTGCGCTTAATTACCGGCTTATCCTTAAACGGCAACAGTTAGTGCAGCGGATGTTTGATACCGCCATCAGTTTTCGACTCGCGCAGCTGAAAGATGCCTGGCGGGCGCTCTACAGTGCGGAAGCGCGTCTGAAACGCCCGCTCCCCGAAATCAGAGCACTGTTGACCAGCGTCCCGGTAGATGCCAGGAACAGTGAAGATGAGGCCTGGCTTGCGCAATTTGATAATAAAAGCGTGGCCGAACAGCAGATGATGGAGTGGCAGCTGTGGTTTCTTAAAAATCAGCGTCAGGCGATATCCAAACTGGAAGAGTTAAAATGA
- the pgtP gene encoding phosphoglycerate transporter PgtP: protein MLSIFKAGPAANKVPAEKVQETYGRYRIQALLSVFLGYLAYYIVRNNFTLSTPYLKEHLDLSATQIGLLSSCMLIAYGISKGIMSSLADKASPKVFMACGLILCAIVNIGLGFSTGFWIFAALVIFNGLFQGMGVGPSFITIANWFPRKERGRVGAFWNISHNVGGGIVAPIVGAAFAILGSEHWQSASYIVPAGVAVLFAFIVLMLGKGSPRQEGLPALEQMMPEEKVVLNSRHAVQAPENMSAFQIFCTYVLRNKNAWYVSLVDVFVYMVRFGMISWLPIYLLTEKHFSKEQMSIAFLFFEWAAIPSTLLAGWLTDKLFKGRRMPLAMICMALIFVCLIGYWKSESLVMVTIFAAIVGCLIYVPQFLASVQTMEIVPSFAVGSAVGLRGFMSYIFGASLGTSLFGVMVDKLGWHGGFYLLMGGIVCCILFCYLSHRGALELEQQRKNAQQEEASLQLADVR, encoded by the coding sequence ATGTTATCAATATTTAAGGCAGGGCCAGCGGCAAATAAAGTCCCGGCAGAGAAAGTCCAGGAAACTTATGGCCGATACCGCATTCAGGCGTTACTCAGCGTATTTCTTGGCTATCTTGCGTACTATATTGTGCGCAATAACTTCACACTCTCAACTCCGTACCTGAAAGAGCATCTGGATCTCAGCGCAACGCAGATTGGTTTGCTCAGCAGCTGTATGCTTATTGCCTATGGGATCAGTAAAGGTATTATGAGCAGTCTGGCAGACAAGGCCAGCCCTAAAGTCTTCATGGCATGTGGTTTGATCCTGTGCGCTATCGTCAACATAGGCCTGGGTTTCAGTACCGGATTCTGGATTTTTGCCGCTCTGGTCATTTTCAACGGCTTGTTCCAGGGCATGGGCGTTGGCCCATCATTTATTACCATCGCTAACTGGTTTCCACGTAAAGAACGTGGACGCGTTGGCGCATTCTGGAATATCTCTCACAATGTTGGTGGCGGTATTGTTGCCCCGATCGTGGGTGCCGCCTTTGCCATTTTGGGGAGCGAGCACTGGCAAAGTGCCAGCTATATTGTTCCGGCTGGTGTGGCCGTCCTGTTCGCTTTTATTGTGCTAATGCTGGGGAAAGGTTCACCGCGCCAGGAAGGCTTACCGGCTCTGGAACAAATGATGCCGGAAGAAAAAGTCGTATTAAATTCCCGACACGCAGTCCAGGCACCAGAAAATATGAGCGCCTTCCAGATCTTCTGCACCTATGTACTGCGTAATAAAAATGCCTGGTATGTTTCATTAGTAGACGTTTTTGTCTATATGGTACGTTTTGGCATGATTAGCTGGTTGCCAATTTATTTATTAACCGAAAAACATTTCTCGAAAGAGCAAATGAGCATAGCGTTTCTGTTTTTCGAGTGGGCGGCAATTCCTTCCACATTACTGGCGGGTTGGCTCACCGATAAACTATTCAAAGGTCGCCGCATGCCGTTGGCCATGATTTGTATGGCACTGATTTTCGTCTGCCTGATTGGTTACTGGAAAAGTGAATCGTTAGTGATGGTCACTATTTTTGCCGCCATCGTGGGTTGCCTGATTTATGTTCCCCAGTTCCTGGCCTCTGTTCAGACGATGGAAATCGTCCCCAGCTTCGCCGTGGGGTCTGCGGTAGGTTTACGCGGATTTATGAGCTACATTTTTGGCGCATCGCTGGGAACCAGCCTGTTTGGCGTAATGGTCGACAAATTGGGATGGCATGGCGGCTTCTATCTGCTGATGGGTGGAATTGTGTGCTGCATCCTGTTCTGCTACCTCTCTCATCGTGGCGCGCTTGAGCTTGAACAACAGCGAAAAAATGCGCAACAAGAAGAAGCGTCACTTCAGTTAGCCGATGTCCGGTAA
- a CDS encoding YfdY family protein has protein sequence MLYFWIFLALSILCVSCYIWQVMGAAASISAFLGMAILTALIYFFTMRLTNGNEMVTGLFLFLAPACGLIIRFMVGYGKQ, from the coding sequence ATGCTCTATTTCTGGATCTTTCTCGCCCTGAGCATTTTGTGCGTCAGTTGCTATATCTGGCAGGTTATGGGCGCTGCGGCGTCAATCAGCGCTTTTCTCGGAATGGCCATCCTTACGGCATTAATTTACTTTTTTACTATGCGATTGACCAATGGTAACGAAATGGTAACCGGGTTATTCCTGTTTCTTGCTCCTGCTTGCGGTTTGATTATTCGCTTTATGGTGGGTTACGGTAAGCAATAA
- the lpxP gene encoding kdo(2)-lipid IV(A) palmitoleoyltransferase, with protein sequence MFPQCKFSRAFLHPRYWLTWFGVGVLWLLVQLPYPVLCFLGTRTGTLARPFLKRRESIARKNLELCFPNLSQEERDKLVDENFRSLGMGLLETGMAWFWPDRRVRKWFDVEGLDNLKRAQLQNRGVMVVGVHFMSLELGGRVMGLCQPMMATYRPHNNKLMEWIQTRGRMRSNKAMIGRNNLRGIVGALKKGEAVWFAPDQDYGRKGSSFAPFFAVKNVATTNGTYVLSRLSGAAMLTVTMVRKADNSGYRLFITPEMEGYPADENQAAAYMNKIIEKEIMRAPEQYLWIHRRFKTRPMGEASLYI encoded by the coding sequence ATGTTCCCCCAATGTAAATTTTCACGCGCGTTTTTGCATCCGCGCTACTGGCTCACATGGTTTGGTGTTGGTGTGCTCTGGTTACTGGTACAACTTCCCTATCCCGTATTGTGTTTTCTTGGTACCCGTACAGGAACGCTGGCTCGTCCATTTTTAAAACGCCGTGAATCTATTGCACGTAAAAATCTCGAACTCTGTTTCCCGAATCTGTCGCAAGAAGAAAGAGACAAACTGGTCGATGAGAACTTTCGTTCACTCGGCATGGGACTGCTTGAAACCGGCATGGCCTGGTTCTGGCCGGACCGCCGGGTGCGTAAATGGTTTGACGTAGAAGGACTCGACAACCTGAAGCGCGCCCAGTTGCAAAATCGTGGTGTGATGGTTGTAGGCGTACACTTTATGTCGCTCGAGTTAGGTGGTCGCGTAATGGGCCTTTGTCAGCCGATGATGGCAACCTATCGCCCGCACAACAATAAGTTGATGGAGTGGATCCAAACCCGCGGTCGTATGCGCTCTAACAAGGCAATGATCGGCAGAAATAATCTGCGTGGTATTGTCGGCGCCCTGAAAAAAGGTGAGGCCGTATGGTTTGCCCCCGATCAGGACTATGGTCGTAAAGGAAGTTCATTCGCCCCCTTCTTTGCAGTCAAAAACGTCGCAACGACTAACGGGACTTACGTCCTGTCACGGTTATCAGGCGCAGCGATGTTGACCGTAACCATGGTGAGAAAAGCGGACAACTCTGGTTACCGCCTGTTTATCACGCCGGAAATGGAAGGTTACCCGGCAGATGAAAACCAGGCAGCGGCGTATATGAATAAAATTATCGAAAAAGAGATCATGCGTGCACCCGAGCAGTATCTCTGGATCCACCGTCGCTTCAAAACACGCCCGATGGGTGAAGCATCGTTGTATATCTAA